Proteins co-encoded in one Sporosarcina sp. FSL K6-1522 genomic window:
- the thrC gene encoding threonine synthase produces MRRWNGLIEEYKEWLPVTDNTPALTLQEGNTPLIYLENLSKAWGINLYVKTEGTNPTGSFKDRGMVMAVAKAKEEGKEVLICASTGNTSASAAAYGARAGMRTIVVIPEGKIALGKLAQAKMYGAEIVEIAGNFDEALNMVREAGEGKVAVVNSVNPYRLEGQKTIAFEAIEQLGKVPDVFALPVGNAGNISAAWKGFKEYADRKGTALPKLLGVQADGAAPIVYDRVFDNPETVATAIRIGNPASWQLAKDALAESDGAILSVTDEEILEAYSLITSQEGVFAEPGSCATIAGIKKRLDAGLLEKGVTIVGVLTGNGLKDPETAIMVNEEKPLLSREQFDALLHGLKEGAN; encoded by the coding sequence ATGAGAAGATGGAATGGTTTGATTGAAGAATATAAAGAATGGTTGCCGGTTACTGACAACACGCCGGCTTTGACGTTACAAGAAGGAAACACACCACTCATTTACCTAGAAAACTTATCTAAAGCGTGGGGCATCAACCTGTATGTGAAAACAGAAGGGACGAATCCGACAGGGTCTTTTAAAGACCGTGGCATGGTGATGGCGGTAGCGAAAGCGAAAGAGGAAGGGAAAGAAGTCCTCATTTGTGCATCGACAGGTAACACATCTGCATCTGCGGCGGCATATGGTGCACGTGCAGGTATGCGTACAATTGTGGTTATTCCTGAAGGGAAAATCGCGCTTGGGAAATTGGCGCAAGCAAAAATGTACGGTGCAGAAATCGTAGAAATCGCTGGCAACTTTGACGAAGCGTTGAACATGGTTCGTGAAGCAGGAGAAGGAAAAGTAGCGGTTGTTAACTCGGTGAACCCATACCGTTTGGAGGGTCAGAAGACGATTGCATTTGAAGCGATTGAGCAACTAGGCAAAGTACCAGATGTCTTTGCATTACCTGTAGGCAACGCAGGGAATATTTCTGCTGCATGGAAAGGTTTCAAAGAGTACGCAGACCGTAAAGGAACAGCCTTGCCGAAGTTGCTTGGTGTACAAGCGGACGGTGCAGCACCAATTGTTTATGATCGCGTATTTGACAACCCTGAAACGGTTGCAACGGCGATTCGTATTGGAAATCCAGCGAGCTGGCAATTGGCGAAAGATGCATTGGCAGAATCGGATGGAGCCATTTTGTCGGTAACAGATGAAGAAATTTTGGAAGCATATAGCCTAATCACGTCACAAGAAGGTGTCTTTGCGGAACCAGGATCTTGTGCAACAATTGCGGGCATTAAAAAGCGCCTAGACGCAGGTTTGTTAGAAAAAGGCGTAACGATTGTTGGCGTACTGACAGGCAACGGGTTAAAAGACCCTGAAACGGCGATTATGGTGAATGAAGAAAAGCCACTACTATCACGTGAACAGTTCGATGCATTGTTGCACGGGTTGAAAGAAGGAGCAAACTAA
- a CDS encoding homoserine dehydrogenase: MKNEINIGLLGFGVVGSGVAKILENHQEDLQHKLGVPVSIKKVLVKDVNKKRDTPLASEIFTVDLDEVLEDPSIDLIVEVIGGTSEAKEAIESSLRAGKGVVTANKDVMAEYGPELLKLADENKCDLFYEASVGGGIPLIRTLEDGLASDRISALTGIVNGTTNFILTKMKHEKMSYEDALAEATELGFAEADPSADVDGIDAARKMVILASLAFSTEVLLEDVFVRGMKDIRDGDLELAEQFGYTVKLAGSAKKDADGIEVAVEPVLFPNSHPLASVNNEFNAVYVYGDAVGETMFYGPGAGSLPTATSVTGDIIAACRNLLLGVNGKRPHAPQYERKVKNDSGKYARYFHRIHVKDEVGVLTNLTSIYSHHGASLATVIQHADKQKTDAELIFITHSISREQHLNIVNELNETPAVIGVLSHYRVEGEE, from the coding sequence ATGAAAAACGAAATTAATATTGGACTACTAGGATTTGGAGTTGTTGGAAGTGGTGTGGCAAAGATTTTGGAGAACCACCAAGAAGACTTGCAGCATAAGCTCGGTGTTCCTGTATCCATTAAAAAAGTTCTTGTAAAAGATGTAAATAAAAAGCGAGATACTCCATTAGCATCTGAAATTTTTACAGTCGATTTAGATGAAGTGCTTGAAGATCCATCTATTGATCTGATTGTAGAAGTAATTGGTGGAACGAGTGAAGCGAAAGAAGCGATTGAAAGCTCATTGCGGGCAGGAAAAGGAGTTGTCACGGCGAATAAAGATGTGATGGCGGAATATGGGCCTGAACTATTGAAGCTAGCCGATGAAAATAAATGTGATCTATTCTATGAAGCAAGCGTTGGTGGTGGGATTCCATTGATTCGCACGCTGGAAGATGGTCTAGCATCTGACCGTATTAGCGCATTGACAGGGATCGTCAATGGTACAACGAACTTCATCTTAACGAAGATGAAACACGAAAAGATGAGCTATGAAGATGCTTTGGCGGAAGCAACAGAACTTGGCTTCGCTGAAGCAGACCCATCCGCAGACGTCGACGGCATTGATGCTGCGCGTAAAATGGTGATTTTGGCTTCACTCGCATTCTCGACAGAAGTGTTGTTGGAAGATGTCTTCGTTCGAGGAATGAAAGACATTCGCGATGGTGACTTAGAACTTGCTGAACAGTTCGGGTACACAGTAAAGTTGGCAGGATCAGCTAAAAAGGATGCGGACGGCATTGAAGTGGCGGTTGAGCCCGTACTATTCCCGAACTCACATCCACTTGCATCAGTGAATAATGAATTTAACGCTGTCTATGTATATGGAGATGCAGTGGGCGAGACGATGTTCTACGGACCGGGTGCAGGCTCCCTTCCAACAGCAACATCTGTTACAGGTGACATTATTGCCGCATGTCGTAATCTCCTGTTAGGTGTGAATGGTAAACGACCACATGCACCACAATATGAGCGTAAAGTGAAAAATGATAGTGGCAAGTATGCACGTTACTTCCATCGTATTCATGTTAAAGACGAAGTGGGCGTCCTTACGAACTTGACATCAATTTATAGTCATCATGGGGCAAGTTTGGCAACAGTCATCCAACATGCAGATAAACAAAAAACAGATGCGGAATTGATTTTCATCACGCATAGTATTTCACGCGAGCAACATTTAAATATTGTCAATGAATTGAATGAGACACCAGCGGTAATTGGCGTACTAAGTCATTATCGGGTTGAGGGGGAAGAATGA
- a CDS encoding acetylglutamate kinase, translating into MRRLWGEHVAWTRAAVSSLVFKSPDASVVVARLLQNTTDMGYVLEPYYGQKAAQMYSQLLAEHITLAGDLIKATSEGNVEKATEIEKKWFHNGAKIAMFLSRINPCIPVEEFREMFDEHLLFIKQGMMCMFNKDFEASILIFDDMEMEAMDMADELAEAVIKQFPYMFI; encoded by the coding sequence ATGCGGCGTTTGTGGGGAGAGCATGTTGCATGGACACGGGCAGCTGTTAGTAGCTTGGTGTTCAAGTCACCGGATGCCAGTGTTGTTGTGGCGCGTCTCCTTCAAAATACAACAGATATGGGGTATGTATTAGAACCCTACTATGGACAGAAAGCGGCACAGATGTACAGTCAGCTTTTAGCAGAACATATCACATTAGCGGGGGATCTTATAAAGGCCACATCTGAAGGGAATGTAGAAAAGGCGACGGAAATTGAAAAGAAATGGTTTCATAATGGGGCTAAAATTGCAATGTTTCTGAGCCGTATAAACCCCTGTATTCCGGTAGAAGAATTTCGAGAAATGTTCGATGAGCATTTATTGTTTATCAAACAAGGAATGATGTGCATGTTTAACAAGGACTTTGAGGCAAGTATACTCATTTTCGATGACATGGAGATGGAGGCCATGGACATGGCAGACGAATTAGCAGAAGCGGTTATCAAGCAATTTCCGTATATGTTCATTTAA
- the thrB gene encoding homoserine kinase, with amino-acid sequence MGETGFLVTVPATTANLGPGFDSIGLAFALYTTIDVKPAAQWLVQYEGEEYRDLASGEDNLIVKTIQHVAERYARVAPPQVLRVQSDIPLGKGLGSSATAIAAGIEIADHLLTLGLSSKEKVYIGSELEGHADNVSAALLGGVTISYFVGDEMDTIHLPEPKMGAVILVPPEALLTEESRGLLPEQLAHAQAVAGSAASSVMTAAIALGDWETAGRMMEKDVFHEPYRQRLFPDFDRIRAFCREHGAYGMTISGAGPSLFVAVGADKEEEMAKKLADEFSYYQCLALKPSTAGATIK; translated from the coding sequence ATGGGAGAGACTGGTTTTCTAGTCACGGTTCCCGCTACAACGGCAAATCTTGGTCCCGGCTTTGACAGCATTGGGCTTGCCTTTGCTTTATATACGACGATCGATGTGAAGCCGGCAGCACAGTGGCTTGTTCAATATGAAGGTGAAGAGTACCGAGATTTAGCGAGTGGGGAAGACAATTTAATTGTGAAAACAATTCAACATGTTGCGGAACGCTATGCGCGAGTAGCTCCTCCCCAAGTGCTACGCGTCCAATCGGACATCCCGCTTGGTAAAGGGCTTGGCAGTAGTGCCACGGCGATTGCCGCGGGGATTGAAATTGCAGATCATCTTTTAACGCTAGGGCTTTCATCGAAAGAAAAGGTCTACATCGGTAGTGAGCTGGAAGGGCATGCGGATAATGTATCCGCGGCACTTCTAGGCGGTGTCACTATTTCTTATTTTGTAGGTGATGAAATGGATACGATTCATCTGCCAGAACCGAAAATGGGCGCAGTGATTCTTGTTCCACCAGAAGCACTTCTTACAGAAGAATCGCGAGGGCTGCTGCCTGAACAGTTGGCGCATGCACAAGCTGTCGCAGGTAGCGCAGCAAGTAGCGTCATGACGGCGGCCATTGCTCTTGGAGATTGGGAGACGGCTGGACGCATGATGGAGAAGGATGTATTCCACGAACCATACCGCCAACGACTATTTCCTGATTTCGATCGAATCCGTGCATTTTGCCGTGAGCACGGGGCGTATGGTATGACGATCAGTGGTGCAGGTCCGTCCTTGTTCGTAGCTGTTGGAGCGGATAAAGAAGAGGAAATGGCTAAGAAGTTGGCAGACGAGTTTTCGTATTATCAATGTTTAGCCCTTAAACCATCTACTGCGGGCGCGACAATTAAATAA
- the recR gene encoding recombination mediator RecR, producing the protein MHYPEPISKLIDSFMKLPGIGPKTAGRLAFFVLGMKEDTVLDFAKALVDAKRNLRYCSVCGHITDVDPCHICQDKQRDGSMICVVQDPKDVIAMEKMRDYKGLYHVLHGAISPMDGIGPEDINVPSLLTRLQDETVEELILATNPTIEGEATAMYISRLVKPSGITTTRIAHGLPVGGDLEYADEVTLSRALEGRREL; encoded by the coding sequence ATGCATTATCCTGAACCGATATCGAAACTAATCGATAGTTTTATGAAATTGCCAGGTATCGGCCCGAAAACAGCGGGCCGACTGGCGTTTTTTGTCTTAGGCATGAAAGAAGATACTGTATTGGATTTCGCGAAAGCGCTTGTCGATGCGAAAAGGAATTTACGTTACTGTTCGGTGTGCGGACATATTACAGACGTTGACCCTTGCCACATTTGCCAGGATAAACAACGCGACGGCTCTATGATTTGTGTTGTTCAAGATCCTAAAGACGTCATTGCTATGGAGAAAATGAGGGATTATAAAGGACTCTATCACGTTCTTCATGGCGCAATCTCGCCGATGGATGGGATTGGCCCAGAAGATATTAACGTTCCTTCCTTATTAACACGCCTTCAAGATGAAACAGTTGAAGAATTGATATTGGCTACGAACCCTACAATTGAAGGTGAAGCAACTGCGATGTATATTTCAAGACTTGTAAAACCGTCAGGCATTACGACAACAAGAATTGCACACGGATTACCTGTGGGTGGCGATCTTGAATATGCAGACGAAGTGACATTATCGAGGGCATTAGAAGGTCGCCGGGAACTATAA
- a CDS encoding YbaB/EbfC family nucleoid-associated protein: protein MRGMGNMQGMMKQMQKMQKKMAEAQEELGEKRLEGAAGGGMVKVIVSGDKQVVDVIIDPSVVDPEDVEMLQDLIVIATNDAMTKAEELTNSTMGQFTKGLNLPGMF from the coding sequence ATGCGTGGTATGGGAAATATGCAAGGTATGATGAAACAAATGCAAAAAATGCAAAAGAAAATGGCTGAGGCACAAGAAGAACTTGGTGAAAAGCGTTTAGAAGGTGCAGCAGGCGGCGGTATGGTGAAAGTCATCGTATCTGGTGATAAGCAGGTTGTAGATGTAATTATCGATCCTTCTGTCGTTGATCCAGAAGATGTTGAGATGCTTCAAGACCTTATTGTCATTGCTACAAATGACGCAATGACAAAAGCGGAAGAATTAACGAACTCCACAATGGGTCAATTCACGAAAGGATTGAACCTACCTGGAATGTTCTAG
- the tmk gene encoding dTMP kinase has protein sequence MVQQGTFITFEGPEGAGKTTVIMELYKRLKDGGHNVMMTREPGGIRIAEKIREVILDNRHQEMDAKTEALLYAAARRQHLAEKVIPALAEGSIILCDRFVDSSLAYQGYARGLGMDEVLSINEFAIGEMMPDLTVFFDIDPEVGLARISNNDTREQNRLDNESIQFHHKVYEGYQELILRYPNRIVTTDASLSEAEVTENVWKIICSQLIK, from the coding sequence ATGGTACAGCAAGGGACATTCATCACTTTCGAGGGGCCTGAAGGGGCAGGGAAGACGACGGTTATTATGGAGTTGTATAAGCGGTTGAAGGATGGAGGGCATAATGTCATGATGACGCGCGAGCCAGGTGGTATTCGGATAGCGGAAAAAATCCGTGAAGTGATTCTGGATAATCGGCATCAGGAAATGGACGCGAAGACAGAGGCGCTGCTGTATGCGGCAGCGAGACGGCAACATCTTGCAGAGAAAGTTATACCTGCGCTGGCAGAAGGGTCTATCATCTTATGTGATCGATTTGTAGATAGCTCTCTTGCTTATCAAGGATATGCGCGGGGACTTGGAATGGACGAGGTTTTATCCATTAATGAGTTTGCAATTGGTGAAATGATGCCGGATTTAACCGTGTTTTTCGATATTGATCCAGAGGTTGGTCTTGCAAGGATTAGCAACAATGATACACGTGAACAAAACCGATTGGATAACGAAAGTATTCAATTTCACCATAAAGTCTATGAGGGGTACCAAGAGCTGATTCTCAGGTATCCAAATCGAATTGTTACAACGGATGCTTCCCTCTCAGAAGCAGAAGTGACAGAAAATGTTTGGAAAATCATATGCTCCCAACTCATTAAGTGA
- a CDS encoding pro-sigmaK processing inhibitor BofA family protein has translation MKIIGIAIVGVVLLLLVVGRKHIPKVLEKLSIYWFRLAFAFLVLFAMNIAGGFIGVYVPINIASGLLLAVLGIPGMATLCAFAVFL, from the coding sequence GTGAAGATAATCGGTATAGCTATTGTTGGAGTTGTACTTCTTCTATTAGTAGTAGGTAGAAAGCATATACCAAAAGTGCTAGAGAAGTTATCGATCTATTGGTTTCGTTTGGCTTTTGCTTTTCTTGTTCTTTTTGCCATGAATATTGCAGGTGGTTTTATCGGGGTTTATGTACCGATAAATATTGCATCTGGCTTATTGTTGGCTGTTTTAGGTATACCAGGAATGGCTACATTATGCGCTTTTGCAGTTTTTTTATAA
- a CDS encoding YaaL family protein — MFGRKKKLKKEFDERLRTLMMDTKEEWEQARDVERYLNDYDQEVMVRRKIAESKHFYLFKEAKARRLGSD, encoded by the coding sequence TTGTTTGGACGGAAAAAAAAGCTGAAAAAAGAGTTTGATGAACGTCTACGTACATTGATGATGGACACGAAGGAAGAGTGGGAACAAGCGAGAGACGTTGAGAGGTATCTCAATGACTACGACCAAGAAGTAATGGTTCGTAGGAAGATTGCTGAAAGTAAGCACTTCTATTTATTTAAAGAAGCAAAGGCACGGCGCTTAGGTAGCGATTGA
- a CDS encoding aminotransferase class I/II-fold pyridoxal phosphate-dependent enzyme, protein MEYAYRPLVQALRNFKEVHPVSFHVPGHKNGMLSGLPDDLRSVLAYDFTELAGLDDLHEPEGVIEEAQQRLSSCYGSDCSFFLVNGSTVGNLAMIYATCQAGDTVIVQRNAHKSVFHALELTGANPVFVTPAWDAVTKAVGTVSTEQIQSALELYPEAKAVVLTYPTYYGVTGTMLEETISLCHTYGIPVLVDEAHGAHFVVGDPFPCSALAMGADVVVHSAHKTLPAMTMASFLHVKSKLVSHEKIAHYLHMFQSSSPSYLLMASLDDARSYVESMDEQDKLYFIRRREDFIRGLGEIPMLQMVEADDPLKLILRVEGYSGYDVQEVLEGRGIFAELVDPYQVLFVLPLLKKGTDYPFEEIGSRISVALKDLQESHSTMNSLEVLQIHEGISSLVYTKRQLSQMEKEWVPFEESLGCISAASIIPYPPGIPLLIEGERIEEVHIQSLRALFRMKTKFQGTIRVQEKQVCVVKNRTEE, encoded by the coding sequence ATGGAGTATGCTTATCGTCCGCTTGTTCAAGCGTTACGTAATTTTAAAGAAGTACATCCGGTTTCATTTCATGTGCCGGGACATAAAAATGGGATGTTGTCGGGCTTGCCAGATGATTTACGGTCAGTGCTTGCGTATGATTTTACGGAGTTAGCAGGGCTAGATGATCTTCATGAACCAGAGGGGGTTATTGAAGAGGCACAACAGCGGCTATCTTCTTGTTATGGCTCTGATTGCAGTTTCTTTCTTGTGAATGGCTCGACTGTCGGGAATTTGGCGATGATTTATGCGACCTGTCAGGCTGGTGATACGGTCATTGTTCAGCGCAATGCGCATAAGTCGGTATTTCATGCGCTCGAATTAACAGGTGCAAACCCTGTATTTGTTACACCGGCTTGGGATGCTGTTACGAAAGCAGTGGGGACGGTAAGTACTGAACAGATTCAGAGTGCTCTTGAATTATACCCAGAAGCAAAAGCCGTTGTTCTAACGTATCCGACTTATTATGGTGTGACAGGGACAATGTTAGAGGAAACGATCAGTCTTTGTCATACGTATGGTATTCCCGTTCTTGTAGATGAAGCACATGGTGCGCATTTCGTTGTAGGTGATCCATTTCCCTGTTCGGCGTTAGCTATGGGTGCTGATGTCGTTGTACATTCGGCTCATAAAACGTTACCGGCGATGACGATGGCCTCCTTCTTACATGTTAAGTCGAAGCTTGTTTCGCATGAAAAGATTGCACATTATTTACACATGTTTCAATCAAGCAGTCCTTCTTATTTGTTAATGGCTTCGTTAGATGATGCACGATCTTACGTAGAGTCGATGGATGAACAGGATAAGCTATATTTTATAAGAAGGCGCGAAGACTTTATCCGAGGACTTGGCGAGATTCCGATGCTACAAATGGTGGAAGCGGACGATCCTTTGAAGCTTATTTTACGGGTCGAAGGCTATTCGGGATATGATGTACAAGAAGTGTTAGAGGGAAGAGGAATTTTTGCGGAATTAGTTGATCCTTACCAAGTATTATTTGTGTTGCCTTTGTTGAAAAAAGGTACAGATTATCCATTTGAAGAAATAGGGAGCAGAATTTCAGTTGCACTCAAAGATTTACAAGAATCACATAGCACGATGAATTCGCTTGAAGTTCTACAAATTCACGAGGGAATTTCAAGTCTTGTCTATACGAAGCGACAGCTGTCTCAAATGGAGAAAGAGTGGGTACCATTTGAGGAGTCTTTAGGCTGTATTTCGGCCGCTTCGATTATCCCTTATCCACCGGGTATTCCGCTTTTAATCGAGGGAGAAAGAATAGAAGAGGTGCATATTCAATCCCTTCGAGCTTTATTTCGAATGAAAACAAAATTCCAAGGGACGATTCGGGTCCAAGAAAAACAAGTATGTGTGGTAAAGAATAGGACGGAGGAATAA
- a CDS encoding aspartate kinase, translating to MKVCKFGGTSVASAEQIKKVAAIVTSDPSRKIVVVSAPGKRFSEDDKVTDLLIRLAEQALAGQDTAKALEEVVDRYRQIAQGLGLSEDIVHVIESDLHQRLAGDQNDALLYMDNLKASGEDNNAKIIAAYFTHIGMEAKYVCPKDAGLLVNKRPERVRALPAGDERLVTLRDEPGIIVFPGFFGYTEDGTLRTFNRGGSDITGSLLAAATEAELYENFTDVDSVFAANPTVVDNPVAIDKMTYREMRELAYAGFSVFHDEALMPAFRRSVPVCIKNTNNPEAPGTLIVKERNNSTQPVIGIAADDGFSTLFVDKYLMNQEIGFGRRLLQILEEEEIPFEHTPSGIDNLSVILRSKFITAEKEARIIQRAKDELKADDVHIQHDFSMIVLVGEGMRHSIGLASRAASAIARTSASIQMINQGSSEVSLVFGVHKKDETKILKELYVEFFKESVVLS from the coding sequence ATGAAAGTATGTAAATTTGGTGGTACATCCGTCGCATCAGCTGAGCAAATCAAAAAAGTAGCCGCAATCGTTACATCTGACCCTAGCCGTAAAATCGTTGTTGTCTCTGCACCTGGTAAACGATTCAGTGAAGATGACAAAGTAACAGACTTGCTCATCCGTCTTGCGGAACAAGCACTAGCTGGACAAGATACAGCAAAAGCACTTGAGGAGGTTGTTGATCGTTATCGACAGATCGCCCAGGGACTTGGACTTTCGGAAGACATTGTCCACGTCATTGAAAGTGATTTACATCAACGTTTAGCGGGCGATCAGAATGATGCACTTCTTTATATGGATAATTTAAAAGCATCTGGTGAGGATAATAACGCAAAAATCATTGCTGCCTATTTCACACATATTGGTATGGAAGCAAAATACGTCTGTCCGAAAGACGCAGGTCTTCTTGTCAATAAACGTCCAGAACGTGTACGAGCACTTCCAGCAGGGGATGAGCGCCTCGTGACATTACGTGATGAACCCGGCATTATCGTTTTCCCAGGCTTCTTTGGCTATACAGAAGACGGAACACTCCGTACATTCAATCGCGGTGGATCAGATATTACAGGTTCTCTACTCGCTGCAGCGACAGAAGCCGAACTCTATGAAAACTTTACAGACGTCGACTCGGTTTTCGCAGCGAATCCAACAGTGGTTGACAATCCTGTCGCAATCGATAAAATGACGTATCGTGAAATGCGCGAGCTTGCTTACGCAGGATTTTCGGTCTTCCATGACGAGGCATTGATGCCTGCATTCCGCCGCTCGGTTCCTGTCTGTATTAAAAATACGAATAACCCAGAAGCACCAGGCACGTTGATTGTGAAAGAACGTAATAATTCTACACAGCCTGTTATCGGCATTGCAGCAGACGATGGATTCTCTACACTGTTCGTCGATAAGTATTTAATGAACCAAGAAATCGGATTTGGACGCCGCCTCCTACAAATTTTAGAGGAAGAAGAAATTCCGTTTGAACATACGCCATCTGGTATCGATAACCTATCCGTCATTTTGCGCAGTAAATTTATCACCGCTGAAAAAGAAGCACGCATTATCCAACGCGCAAAAGACGAATTGAAAGCCGATGATGTCCATATTCAACATGATTTCTCCATGATTGTGCTCGTTGGCGAAGGGATGCGCCATTCTATCGGCCTTGCTTCCCGTGCTGCTTCCGCTATCGCACGCACAAGCGCTAGTATCCAAATGATTAACCAAGGATCATCAGAAGTCAGCCTCGTCTTCGGTGTTCATAAAAAGGACGAAACGAAAATATTAAAAGAGTTATACGTAGAATTTTTTAAAGAATCTGTCGTCCTCTCCTAA
- the dnaX gene encoding DNA polymerase III subunit gamma/tau encodes MVYQAFYRVYRPQSFAEMSGQQHVKQTLQNALLHNKTTHAYLFSGPRGTGKTSAAKVFAKALNCENGPAKEPCNECPTCISITEGSNTDVIEFDAASNSRVEEMRDIIEKVRFAPSNARFKVYIIDEVHMLSNSAFNALLKTLEEPPSHAVFILATTEPHKLPLTIISRCQRFDFKPITPAEITDRMKTVLVDTGIDSDEGALKVIAQAASGGMRDALSMLDQVVSFSGERLTIEDALLVTGSIGEDIFHQLAEALLEKDAGVALSLLDRLIAEGKDVSRLAEDLITFFRDLLLLRTAPSLKNLLELISSDERFVEMAQRFDVELLYTFIDILAKTQQEMRFSNHAKVYIESALLKMIHLDAAPVQAGSPQSVDTGLAQKVSELERTIQNLQQQLANGVNVQPGAEGAGQPRKNVSKSSQSMKIPTGKINEVLKSATKQDIQTIREEWAGMMQTLQKSHSALLEETEPVAASDSAFVLKFKYEIHCRMASENPSLRSGLSDALRSRTGKAYEVVYVPEEGWLKVREDFIRNSGLAKQSEPNANSSNEEAAAEGMLSFVKEAEQENADPLVTEAEKIFGKEFIEVYDD; translated from the coding sequence TTGGTCTATCAGGCTTTTTATCGTGTATACCGACCTCAGTCGTTTGCTGAGATGTCCGGTCAGCAACATGTGAAACAGACACTTCAGAATGCCCTCCTTCATAATAAGACGACGCATGCTTATCTTTTCTCGGGCCCGCGGGGGACAGGAAAGACCAGTGCCGCAAAAGTTTTTGCGAAGGCGTTGAATTGTGAAAATGGTCCGGCCAAAGAGCCGTGTAATGAGTGTCCAACATGTATCAGTATTACAGAAGGCTCGAATACGGATGTCATAGAATTTGACGCGGCTTCTAATTCGCGTGTTGAAGAAATGCGAGACATTATTGAAAAGGTTCGATTTGCGCCATCAAATGCTCGTTTTAAAGTATATATTATAGATGAAGTGCATATGTTATCGAATTCTGCCTTCAATGCTCTGTTAAAAACACTCGAAGAACCACCATCGCATGCTGTGTTCATATTAGCGACTACAGAACCGCATAAATTACCGTTGACGATTATTTCACGATGTCAACGTTTCGATTTTAAACCGATTACACCAGCAGAAATTACAGATCGGATGAAAACGGTGCTTGTAGATACAGGTATCGATTCTGACGAGGGTGCATTGAAAGTGATTGCACAAGCTGCTTCTGGTGGAATGCGTGATGCATTGAGTATGCTGGATCAGGTTGTGTCGTTTAGTGGAGAGAGATTGACGATTGAGGATGCGTTGCTCGTTACGGGTTCAATCGGTGAAGATATTTTCCATCAGCTGGCGGAAGCGCTGCTCGAGAAAGATGCTGGCGTGGCTTTGTCGCTATTAGATCGATTGATAGCTGAAGGAAAAGATGTTTCTAGATTGGCGGAAGATTTGATCACCTTTTTCCGAGATCTGCTCCTACTTCGAACGGCACCAAGCTTGAAAAACTTGCTTGAACTGATATCGTCGGATGAGCGCTTTGTGGAGATGGCGCAACGATTTGACGTGGAGCTTTTGTATACCTTCATTGATATACTGGCAAAGACACAGCAAGAAATGCGTTTCTCTAATCATGCAAAAGTGTATATCGAGTCTGCGTTATTGAAAATGATTCACCTGGACGCAGCGCCTGTACAAGCGGGTAGTCCGCAGTCAGTAGATACGGGGCTTGCGCAGAAAGTATCAGAACTTGAACGAACCATTCAAAATTTACAACAACAGCTTGCCAATGGTGTAAATGTACAACCAGGTGCAGAAGGTGCGGGTCAACCGAGGAAGAATGTTTCAAAATCGTCTCAGTCGATGAAAATTCCGACTGGAAAAATTAATGAAGTATTAAAGTCGGCTACGAAACAAGACATTCAGACGATTCGAGAAGAGTGGGCAGGTATGATGCAGACGCTACAAAAGTCGCACTCCGCACTTCTTGAAGAAACAGAGCCGGTTGCGGCATCAGACTCTGCATTTGTGTTAAAATTCAAGTATGAAATTCATTGCCGTATGGCTTCTGAAAATCCGTCATTGCGATCTGGTTTATCGGATGCCCTACGCTCACGTACTGGGAAAGCGTATGAAGTTGTCTACGTTCCAGAAGAGGGTTGGTTGAAGGTAAGAGAGGATTTCATCCGGAATAGTGGTCTTGCCAAACAGTCTGAGCCAAACGCAAATTCGTCTAACGAAGAGGCGGCAGCTGAAGGAATGCTCTCCTTTGTCAAAGAAGCAGAACAGGAAAATGCAGATCCACTCGTAACGGAGGCAGAAAAGATCTTCGGCAAGGAGTTCATAGAAGTCTACGACGATTAA